ATTCTGCCGCGCTGAATTTACGATTTACCTAGCCGGCTAGGTGAATTGTCAAACCGGCCTGTTTTACGTTTCACACCGCCGGCGGTGCGAATCGTAAAGCCCGCCGGGAATCTTGCTTTCGCCGCCCATATTTACGATTTGCTTAGTCGACTAAGCGAATCGTGAAATTCGACACAGTTGATCGCTAGATTTTACGAAATGCTCCGTTAACGGAGCGAACCGTAAAACTCGGCGCAGTTCATCACTAGATTTTACGAAATGCTCCGCCGGCGGAGCGATTCGTTAAAGTAGTTCCGAGGGATACTGAAAACAACGGTGCGCCGCATCTTGGCGCGGGTTGACACCCTTAACCACGGTATGACCCAAGTCAACTCAACCGGCGGCTCGTTCACGTCGCCTAAGAAATTGCTGAACGAACTCGAGGTGTCCGAAATCCTGAACGTGTCGGTTCGCCAGGTCGCGAATCTTCGCGAGCGGCGCCTGATCAGTTACATCAAGCTCGGCCGGGCCGTTCGTTTTGATCCTGATCTCTTGCGCATCGAAATCGGCCGCCTGTCCATCCAGTGCGCAGCGGAATAATCGTGGTCCGCAAACCGAGCCGCACCGCGACAGTGCGGCTCGGTCGCCACGAATCAATGAAACTCGGCCGCTGGCCTTCGCCGACCGCGACCATCATCGCGTGTTGGGATGTCAAGACCTTCGGCCGCGGGGCAACTCCGTGAGACCGCTCACCCCATTCATCCCACCGTGGCTCGACGACGCCGGCCTATCGTTGCGGGCGTTCCGCGTTCTTGTGCATCTGTGGCGGAGGCGTGGAGGTAAAGATGAGGGTCGCTGTTACCCTTCGGCAACGAGCATAGCCCGATCGTGCCGCATCAGCAGGCCAACCGTTTTCGGCGCGCTCAAGGAGCTAGAGCATGCAGGGCTAATCGTGCGAAAGCGTTCCGGAGCCCGCGGTGGAAACGAGTATTTTCTCGTGGCTCCGACTAGTAAAGAAATCGAACCTAGTGGCGTAGATCAGGCGTTAAAAAAACGATACGCCACTAGTCAAAAAAACGATACGCCACTGGTTAAGAATTTTGCACGCAAAGGATATTCCGAAGGAATAGAAAAGGAAGGAGCGCGGGCCGAGCCCGCGCGCTCTCTCTCAAAATCCGACTCCTTTGTCGCAGAGGTGGAGGCGATGCCTGAGTTTGTCGGGCGCTGTGACATCAGGAAAATCGCGCAAATATGCGCTCCGATCCGCAACGCTGCCCACTTGGCTCAACGTGTCCGCGACGAGCTGAACCCCCAATACACTGCAAAGCCTGTTGCTATCGTCGCTGAACCAGTTGGCTGGCGAGAATGGCTCATTCAGACGCGCCCCGAGAACGTCTACACCAACCCGGAGGCGGATACATTTGCACCAACTTGGGCTCATCTGCCGAAGGACACTCAGGCGTGGATCGCTCACAAAATGGCTGAGGAGGCGAAGGGCCGTGCAAGCTGAGGCCTTCGAAGCTCGCCTCGCCATGCTCCAAGCGAGGTTCCCACGATTGGACGTCCCGCGCGAATACCGCGCCGCGTGCGTCAAATATGGCCGTGAGGTGGAACTCGGATGGCTGGAGACTTTCTGGCTTCCGCGCGCTCGGCCCGCGCGCCGTCGCTCTCGTGCAGATCGCGAAAGCGCCGCACGCACTGCGATATTCGTTGCGGCGTCCGCGCCGGATGCGCCGACCGGCTGGCCGGAGTGGTTCGCTCGGGTTTTGCCTGGCGTCGATCCGGTCGCGTGGAGTTCGGCGCCGATCGATCTCCGGCTGCGGTTCGTGCGCGAGTCCTCGGCCGAAACTAAGGAATCTATTAAGCCAGCCGCCTAGCAGAGGTTAAGCGACTCCCGTGTCGCACTTTCGCGAGTCAGCCGGGAGTGCAGTGTCGCGTCGTGGCCGGAGCCTGTCGCGCGCCACACGTTGCGCACTGCGTGTTGACACGGGCCCTAGGGTTATGAAGTCCGCTCAACCGCCTATCTACGAAACCGCCACCGGCCTGGCGCGCCGCGCCGGAGTTCACCGCGCGGTGGTGTTGCGCCTGCTCGCGCAAAACATGCTGCCGCCCGCAGCGTTCGTCGCCGGCCTCGGCGGCGCGATCACGTCGCCGCTCTTCAGCCCCGATCAGGCGGTCGACGTGCTGCGCCTTCAGAAAGTTTCCTACAAACAGCTTGCCACGGCCGCCACTCACGGCGCGCCGGGCGACTAAACTTCAACGTCCCGTTCGTCATGTTTGCCACCCTCGCTCCCGAAAAATTCGATTTCGTTCAGATCGCCACGCAAGTCGGCGAGCCCACCACTCTGCAGTCCTCGCGCGTCCTTGCGCAGCGTCTCTACGCGCGCGGGTCGCACGATGCCGCGCAGCGGACGGACCTCGCCACTCCGCTCGCTACACTTCGCGAAAAATCCAAGTCCGCGCGAACGCTGACTGCGCTGAACGATGCGACTCGCGAGTTCCTGGTTTCTGCTTTGGGCGAGTCGAGAACCGCCGCTTGCTGGAAGCGCCGCGGTTCCGCCGCCTCCACCGCGACTGCGACAACCACGCCCGCGCCGATCACACCAGCCGCGGCGCCTCTCGCCGCACCGGTCGCGTCGTCCGCGGCCCCTGTCACCGCGCCGGCGAAAACCCAGGCCGCGCCGCCGACGATCTCGCCCAATTCTCCCGCAGGCAAGCTCGCGACCTATCGCGCGCTCAGCGGCAACGAACGCCTCGACTATCTCGACCGCCACCAAGGCGACATTTTTCGCGCAACCGCAGACGAGAAAACTCTCCAGGCCATCCTCCGGCGCAACGGCGACAACCCCGGACCGGACTCCCCAATCGGAAAATTCCTGCACTTGCGCACGCTTCCGGTAGGCGACGCTCGCGCCGACTACTTCGCGAAGCATCAGCGCGCGATCGAGCAGGGCGCCACCGATTTTGCCACCGCGCAACAGATCGCGAAGCGCAACGGCCAAACCCTCGATTTCTGATTTCCCCAATCATCCTCACAAAGTCCCATGAATACCGCCACCACCACCGCTAAAATCTCCCCAGCGCTCGCCGCCATCCAAGATGCGGCCGCTCCGACGCCGGCACCTACCGCGCCGACTTTTCACCCGACGATTTTCAGGAAAGCCGCCGGTGACAAAACCACCTACGAGACCCGCCTCGAGCCCCTGGACATCGAGGCGGAGCTGAGGCGCGGAGACGACTCCACCCGCAAGATTTTCCTCGCCGCGCTCGCCGCGTTTGACGCCGAGCATGCGCTCGTCCGTCGGGCCAGAGACGTGCGTTACAGTGAAGCCGCAATTGCAGAGCTCCGGAAAGCAGGGCTCGTCCTCGACGAGGAGCTAGAGGCTGACGCTTACTTCCGTGCGGTTCCCGGTGGCGAGCCCGGGCACTTCGTTTTTCGCAGTGCAGACCACCTTGGAAACGCGGAAAAAGTTTTTGCCGCCCAGATCCTCCAAAAACTCGAAGGCGCAGTCGAACCGGAGACGCGGCGGCTGGCACAGCTCGTCGTCGATGATTTTTCAGCCGAACTCGCGCGGATCGAAGAGATCGACCGGGGGCTCGCGGTCCGGTGGGCCGGCAAGGTGTCGACTCAGGAAGCACTGTGCGCGCAGCTGCGGCACGCCATCGCGCGCCTCAATGCGGACCTCGCCCGGCCTTTCGACATGGGCTGGCATCCAAACCCTCGCACCGTCCTCAACCGCTATTTGCCGGCATCCTCGCCGCTCTAAATTTCTGCGGGATGTTCCACGCCACCGGCGATCAACCGCCGTTCTAGATGTGCCACCCCGCCACCTTTGTCCGCGCCGCCCGCATCCGCCTCAATTTCGGTTCATGAGAAAATGTGGGGGCGGGCGGCGCGGATAACCATCATGCACTCAGACCTAGTTCGCCTCGCCGAGATACTCGGCGCCGATCCTTTGTCCGCTGAACTTGCGGACCCGTTGGAGCTTTCCGCGTTCATCCTCTTCCACGCATCGGCCGTTGCCGTTGCATTGGTGGTGAAGGGCATTCCCGCCTTGCTCTACGTCTCCGCTGTTGCGGTGGTGTGCCTTCTGCGCTGCGCGCTGGCCGGGCTCGCGGCGCTCGCTCTCGCCGCAATTCTGCGCCCGCTCATGTGGGCACTTGGCATCCCTCCATCATACTCCTGACCTATGGCCTCTTTTGAAGTTCGCGGTAAACTCGGTCTCGACACCAATGATTGGGCATCGTCCCTCGGCCGTGCCTCCGTGCGTCTCGACAATTTCAGCGAGCGCGCGGTCGAATCATCTCGCACGATCAAGCGTGGATTCGACGGCTTGAAAAATATCTTCCTCGCCGGCGGGTTGTTGACGGCCGCAAAAGAATTCTTTCAGAGCGCGATCGACTACTCCCAGAAATATGAGGGTGCAGTCTCTCAAGACATCGCTGCAACGCGCCGCTTCGGTGACGCTCTCGACGCGATCAAAATCACGGGAGCGAAGGCTGGCGTCGCCGTGGTCGGCTGGGTCGAGCAAGCCGCAATCGGCCTCGCCTCGCTGGTCTACGGCACGGAGGCCGCTGTCGACGCTTACGACACGATGCAGAAGGAGGCTGCAAAGGCTGCCGACGAAGAAAAGGCACGCAAGATCGCCGCGGCGCAAGATGCGCTGGGCAAAGGCCGCCAAGACATCGCCCTCGCCGAGGCGCCCGGCCCTTGGGAACGTCTCGTCATTCTCATTAACGCGGCAGTCGATTTGCGCGAGAGACAGCGCGGCTTGGAGCAGGGCTCGGCGGACGCTCTCGCCCTGCAGCTCGATATCGAGAAAAATCTCGCGGCGCAGCGCAAGATCACCGCCGACCTGACCGCGGACGAAGGCAAGGAACTGGCCGACGCGAGCCGCGTGCGCCTGGCGTTGTCGGAGGAAGAGCGTCGCGCGGCGATGGATCGAATGATCGCCGCGGAAAAGGCCGCCGCGTTGACTAACCAACGTGCCGAGGTTGAAGAGGAACTACTCAACATCGCTGAGGCGCTCCGGCAAAAAGAGCTCCCCGCCAGTCAACTCCTGCAGCGCAAACTTGAATTGAAGAAAGAGGAGCGCGCGATTGACGGAGAGTTGCTGCGCCTCGCTGAAGAGCGCGCCGCAGCGGAGGCTTCTGTTGCGAATGCCGCCGCAAGGTTGCAGGAAGGGCAACGCGACCGCGTTTCCTTTACGCTCTCGGAAGCCGTGACTGGCACCCGCGGCAACGCCACCGACCAAGCCCGCGCCCGCGAAATCCAGCGCATCGAGGAAGACGCGCGGCGATCCTTCGACGCCGGTTTTGAAAAATCTGCCCTTGAAAAACAAAACCGCGCTGACGCGCTGCGCCAGGGCTTCGGCCGGCTCGACTCCCGCGAGCGTGACCCCGCGAAAGCCTTTAAAGACGCGCTCAAGGAAAGCGAAGACCGCCTCAAAGAGTTGTGCACCTCACTGCGCGCAGAGGTCATCAAATAGGCCGAGGCCGCGCGCGCGTCTACCTCGAACGCACGAACGCCTCCATCGAAACCGTGAACCGCGCCGCGTAAATCCGCACGCTGGCAGAGCGCCAGATGGGAAACTTTCTGAAACAGATGCCGAACAGCAAAACAGGGCCGAAAAAATTAGGTGCCGACTCGGAACCTAATTCCGTGCCCACCATCGCTGATATCGGAATCACGAAAAAGCAGAGCGCCACCGCGCAAAAACTGGCAAACATCCCCGAACCGGAATTTCGCGAGCGCGTGGCGGTGGTGTCGTGGTGATTCCACGAGCTGAGGCAGTTTCCAGTTTCCCAACGCGGGCTTGCCCGGGTCCAAAATTTCCGAGAGCCTTTCGGACGTAGCCGGTCGGCTACACGCCGTGAGAAGCGTTCACAAAAACGAGACAGACTATTGGCCGCCGGATCGAAGCGGATGGGCACTCGTTTGCCCTTTCTCACACCGCACCAGGTCCGGCGGCTTCTGTTTGGGGTTCATCATGAAGATCACAATCGAACTCGACGGGGAGGCTGAATTGGCATTCCGACTCGCGCTTCGCCGCCTGCGCTTTGGCGACCGACCCGGTGAGCGTAGCACCCTAGCGTTTTCATTCATCAGGCAGGCGAGCGACGCGGTCGTTATGGCGCCGGCTGATGTCCAGCCTACCACATGGCCCAGCACCGTGTTTGAACTGCGCGGCTGGACCGACGAGGAGCGGGCCGCGTTTCAGGCCATAGCTGGTGCGGGCCGCGCTTTTGACTCGTGAAAACTTTGCTCACCTTGGCGTCGCTCAATCCGAAAGATGAGCGGCGCAATCCGCGGACTGCAGATCTAGACTTTGATGCTTTGCTCGTAGCAATCCGGGCGATCGTTCGGGAGGAGATTGATCGCGCATTGTCTCGGGGGGCGCGCATTGCGCCAACACCGGACGTTGTGAAATACCGCTACTTGCCTCCGCTGCTCAGCGTCCGAGAGTTTGCGGTATGCATCCGACGCTCGGAAGAGGTCGTGCGGCGCTACGT
This window of the Candidatus Didemnitutus sp. genome carries:
- a CDS encoding helix-turn-helix domain-containing protein; its protein translation is MTQVNSTGGSFTSPKKLLNELEVSEILNVSVRQVANLRERRLISYIKLGRAVRFDPDLLRIEIGRLSIQCAAE
- a CDS encoding helix-turn-helix domain-containing protein yields the protein MRPLTPFIPPWLDDAGLSLRAFRVLVHLWRRRGGKDEGRCYPSATSIARSCRISRPTVFGALKELEHAGLIVRKRSGARGGNEYFLVAPTSKEIEPSGVDQALKKRYATSQKNDTPLVKNFARKGYSEGIEKEGARAEPARSLSKSDSFVAEVEAMPEFVGRCDIRKIAQICAPIRNAAHLAQRVRDELNPQYTAKPVAIVAEPVGWREWLIQTRPENVYTNPEADTFAPTWAHLPKDTQAWIAHKMAEEAKGRAS